In Tsukamurella tyrosinosolvens, the genomic window GCGCGGTCTCGGGCGTGATGGTCACCTCGCCGTCGTGCAAGTGCCATCCGACGACGTGGTCGATGTACTCGGCGAGGTCGCCGGCGTCCATGAGGTCCGGCCGGCCGATGAATCCCGCCTGCACGGCGAGGGTGTGCACCCGCGCGGTGTCGCCGCGGAGCAGCGAGGTGAACAGGTCCCGCTCGAAGGCGTGCTCCTCGTCGGTCAGGTGCACCGTCATCCCGAAGTCCACGAATCCGGCTCGACCGTCCGGCAGCACGAGCACGTTGCCCGGGTGCGGGTCCGCGCAGAACCGCCCGGTGCGGTACATCTCCCCGCAGTAGAAGCGGTAGACCGCCTCGCCGATCCGATTACGCCTGTCCTGGTCCAGTGCCGCGGCCGCCGCGAAGGGTTCGCCGACGAGGAACTCGGTCACCAGGACCCGGTCGCTGCACAGCTCGTCCACGGGCTGCGGCACCGCGATGCCCGGATGGCCCGCGAAGAGGTCGGCGAAGTACCGGTGGTGTCGGAGCTCGGCCGCGAAATCCAGTTCGGCGAGCACCTGCCGCGCGATCTCCTCGGACAGCGCTGCGGCGTTCGACGCCGGGATGTACCTGCCCAACACCTTGAGCAGCAACCGCATGTTCTTCAGGTCCGCCCGGACCATCGCGTCGACCCGCGGGTACTGGATCTTCACGGCCACGTCCCGGCCGTCGTCCAGGACTCCGCGGTAGACCTGCCCGATCGACGCGGAGGCGATCGGGCCCTCGAGCCGGGCGATCCGCCCGCGCCGGTCCCCCAGTTCCTGGTCCAGGACCTTCATCATGGCGGCGTCGGTCCACCGCGGGGCCGCCTGGAACAGCGGCTTGAGCCGGTCCGCGAAGGCCTCCCGCGCCGACGGCTCCGTGATGCCGATGTCGATGACCGCCAGCAGCTGACCGAGTTTCATCGCGGCGCCCCGCATGCCGCCGAGCACCGTCACCAGATCGTCGGCGAGGGCGAGGATCGTCGCGTCCCGGGCGTCGCGGTCGGCCTGCTCGTCGCGGAACCGCGAGGCGGCCAGGGTGCCCGCGGTCCGGGCGGCGTGCCGCACCGCGACGCCGCCGATCTGCGCGCTGCGGCGGATCCGTCCCGACGGTGCCGCCGACGCCCCGTCCGGCTGTCGGGCCGGATCACGCCCGGCCACGGGAGCCCGTCGCGCCGGCCATGCGGCCGTCCATCGGGGAGGAGGGAACCGCCCAGCGGCGCTGCGGGATCCGGCCCGCCCCGCGGGCGAGCCTGCCTGCCTCGACGGCGAGCCGCATCGCGGTGGCCATCGCCTCCGGGTCGGCGGCGCGGGTCACGGCAGAGGCGAGAAGCACGGCGTCGCAACCGAGTTCCATCGCGAGCGCCGCGTCGCTCGCGGTCCCGATCCCGGCGTCCAGGATCACCGGCACGGGGCTCTGGGCCACGATCATCTCGATGTTGTGCGGGTTGAGGATCCCGAGGCCGGTACCGATCGGGGAGCCCGCGGGCATGACCGCGGCGCAGCCCACGTCGGCGAGGCGCCGGGCGAGGATCGGGTCGTCGTTCGTGTACGGCAGCACGGTGAAGCCGTCGGCCACCAGTTCCTCCGCAGCCTCCACGAGGGCCACCGCGTCGGGCAGCAGGGTCCGCTCGTCGCCGATCACCTCGAGCTTGACCCAATCCGTGTGCAGCGCTTCGCGGGCGAGCTGCGCCGTGAGCACCGCCTCCGCGGCGCCCAGGCAGCCGGCGGTGTTGGGCAGCGGCATGATGCCCAACTCCCGAATGGTCCCGAGGACGCCGCCGCCCTCCGCCAGGCTCGTGCGGCGCAGCGAGACGGTGGTCAGCTCGGTGCCGGACGCCACGAGCGCGGCCCGCAGGTGCTCGAGGTTGGCGCTACCGCCGGTGCCCGTGATGAGCCGCGAGCCGAACTCCCGCCCCGCGATGACCAGCGGATCGCGATCAGCCACCCTGGACCGCCGTCAGCACCTCGACGTCGGCGTACGCGGGCAACGCCTCGTCCCACCGTGACCGCGGGTGCACCGCGCCGTTCACCGCGATCGCCACGCCCTTGTCCGGCAGCCCCAGTTGGTCGAGCAGCGTGTGCGCCGACGTCCCGTCGAGCACCTGCCGGTCGTCGCCGTTCACCGTCAGCTCCATGCCTGCACCTCCTGCTTCAGAACCATATCCGCCGCCCGCAGCCCCGTCACGGGTGCGAGGAGCAGCCCGTTGCGGCCGTGCCCCGTCGCCGCGAAGACGCGGCCGCCGAGCGGCGCGATCACGGGCACGTTGCCCGCCGTCGTGGGCCGCAGGCCAGCGGTGACCTCCACGAACTCGTATTCGCGGAGGAAGGGCAGCACGGTGAAGGCGTCGTCCAGCAGCTCCACCACGGGCCCGATGCGCACGCCGAGATCGTGGTCGTTCTCGTACTGCGTGGCGCCCACGACCACGCCGTCCGCCCGGGGGACGACGTACACCTGCCGGCCGCGGACCCGGGCGCGCACCGTCACTTCCGGGGGTGGCAGGCACGTCGGTCCGCGCCGCAGCCGCACCACCTCGCCCTTCACGGGCCGCACCCCGAGCTCGGGGGCGAGCGCGGCGGAATCGGATCCGGCGCAGACGATCACGGCGTCGCCGGGCAGGTCGTCGAGGGCGGCGGCGCCGTCCACCGACTCGGCCCGGAAGGTCACGCCCTCGGTCGTGCACGCAGCGCGGAGTGCCCGGTGTACGAGGCGGTTGTCGACGGAGATCTCCTCCGGCGCCGTCGCGGCGGCCCGGATCCGCGGCGCCGCACCGGGAACCGCGCGCGCCGCGGCCGACGGGCGCAGCGGCCCGAACAGCGCGGGGTCGCCGACGGCCGTGGCGATGGTCTCCAGGTCGGCGGCGTCCCCGTCGTCGACGGCGAGGTGCACGGCGCCGCGCGACGTGACCAGCGGACCGTCGGCGAAGGGCTGGAGGTCGCGCGCGAAACCCTCCCACAGGCCCAGGGATTCGACGCCGAGCCGGAACAGCCCCTCCTCGCCGGGCCACGCCTCGGAGTACGGGGCGATCATGCCCCCGGCCACCCAGGAGGCCCCCGACCCCGGCTGGGGATCGACGACGGTGACGGTGCTCCCGTGCCGCGCCAGGGTCCAGGCGACGGTGAGGCCGACGGTGCCCCCGCCCACAACGGTCACAGTCTTCTTCACGCGAACAGATCCTTCCTTCGCCGGCATTACCCGGATCAGGTCTGACGGTCAGGGGCGCGACGTGCCCCACTCTCAGCCCCGCGGCGGGAGCTCCCGTGTGTACGTCGTCCAGCCTACTCCGCCGGGCCTACGCTGGGGCCATGATCTCCCCCCGCGAGCGCCTCGCCTCCGCCTCCCTGTACCTGTGCACCGACGCCCGCCGCGAGCGTGGCGACCTGGCCGAGTTCGTCGCCGCGGCGCTGCGCGGCGGCGTCGACATCGTGCAGCTGCGGGACAAGGGGTCGGCGGGCGAGCGCGAGTTCGGGGCGCTCGAGGCGGCGCAGGAGATCGACATCGTCGCGCAGCTGCGGGAGATCGCACACGACCACGGCGCGCTGGTCGCGGTGAACGACCGCGCCGACGTCGCATTCGCGGCCCGGGCGGACGTGCTGCACCTCGGGCAGGACGACCTACCCGTGCCGGTGGCCCGGCAGATCGTCGGGCCGGACGTGGTGATCGGCCGGTCCACGCACGACGGTGCCCAGGCGCGCGCGGCCGCAGCGGAGGAGGGCGTCGACTACTTCTGTACCGGCCCGTGCTGGCCGACGCCGACGAAGCCGGGCCGCACCGCCCCGGGCCTGCCGCTCGTCCGCGAGACCGCCGCGGCCGCGCCCGCGCGGAAGTGGTTCGCGATCGGCGGCATCGACCTGCCCCGCGTGCCCGAGGTGACGGCCGCGGGTGCCGACGCCATCGTGGTGGTCCGCGCCATCACCGCCGCCGACGACCCCGAAGCCGCCGCCCGCGCCCTCACGGCCGCCCTCACCGCCGGCTGAGCCGTGGCCCTCCCTAGCGGGACGTTCAGCACCCTCGCGTGTCGTGCATTCCCCGTGTCCATGGACATGGGGAGGTGGCCGCCCCGCTAGGGAGCGCGGGGAGCGGAGCGGGAGACCGAGCGGCCGAGCTAGTCGTCCGCGAGGGCACGGACCTGGACCTGGAGATCCGGCCAGGCTGCGGCGAACGCGGGGTGCAGCTTGCGGTCGGTGACTGAGCCGAGCGCGACCCACTCCAGCGCCGTGGACTCCTCGTTGGGCACGAGATCTCGCGGCTCGACGAGGCGGGCGAGCACCGTCGTGTAGGTCCAGCCGACCTGCGAGCGGGCGGTGACCACCTCGGAGAGCACCTCGAGCGAGGTGGGCGGGAGGCCCGTCTCCTCGAAGGCCTCGCGGAGCGCGGCGTCGGCGGCGGACTCGTGCGAGTCCCGCGCCCCACCGGGCAGCGCCCAGGTGCCGCCCTGGTGGCTCCACCACGCGCGGTGCTGGAGTAACACCCGGCTCTCGTCCGGCGACAGAGCCAACAGACCCGCGGCGCCGAACCGGCCCCAGAACCGGGAACCGTCCGGGTCGCGGACCCAGCCGTTCCCGTCACCCAACACGACACCCACCGTAGCCGAACGAGGGCCACTCGGGGCGACGACTCTGCGCGTCATCTCGTCTGCGGGAGGGCCCCGCGCGATAGGGTCGGAGGCACGAAGTCCGCAGTGGCCCGACCCCGGCCGAAGGGTGCAACTGAGGGAAGGAGCAGACGGTGACAGCCCAGGCGTCGAAGAATCGGCAGCTGTCGTCCCTGCGCCTCCGATCCTTCCCGGAATCCTCGGTTTTCGCCGAGCTGCGGGAGTTCTTCACCTCGAGCCCCGGCAAGCTGGTCTCGATGGCCCTCGTGCTCATCACGATGTGTCTGTTCGCCGGCTGGTTCACGTCCGCGGCGCAGCTCTCCCGCACGGAGGTGCTCCAGCAGAACCTCGCCGACTACGAGCCCCGAGCACACGCGGCGCAGGTGCTCTACAGCTCCCTCTCGGCGGCCAACGAGTCCGCCAACGCCGCCTTCGTCGCGGGCGGCCTCCCGTCGGACGAGATCCAGAGCAGCTACAGCATCGCCCTCGCCACCGCGGGGAAGGCGCTCATCACCTCCGCGACGAGCCTGCCCGCCGACGACGGCCGCGCCCACGACAACCTCGACACCCTCGCGATGAACCTGCCCGTGTACACGGGACTGGTCGAGACCGCGCGCACGAACAACCGGCTCGACAACTCGGTCGCGGCCGCCTACCTCGCGACCGCGTCCACCCTCATGCAGGACACCCTGCTCCCCGCGGCGGAGAGCTTCTACCGCGAGGAGACGGAGAACCTGCGCCGGACGCACGACCAGTTCGCCTCGCCGCCGTGGGCGATCTACGGCGTGCTGGGCATCGCGCTCGCCTCGGTCCTGCTCACCCATCAGTACCTCGCGCGGCGCACGCAGCGACGGGTCAACCGCGGCCTCGTCGTGGCGGCCGCCGCGCTCGCCATCGCGATGACCTGGGTGGTGGTCGCGGGCCTGACGTCGTCGACGTATTCGCTCCGCGCCGAACAGCGCGGCACGGCGGCGGTCGACGCGCTCTCCCAGGCCCGCACCCTCACGCAGAAGGCCCGCTCCATGGAGACGATGGGCCTCGTGCAGCGCGGCGCCGGGCGCGGCGTTCCGGCGTCGGCCTTCGCCGAGACCCTGCAGGCCGCGGAGGAGGACTTGAAGTCGGTCGGCGACTCCGATCCGCAGATCGCGGCCGCGGTCGAGGCGGCGCGCGCCGACGCGCAGCGCTGGGTCACCGCGCACCAGCAGATCGCCGCGCGCGAGGCGACCGGCGACTACCTCGGCGCGACGCGCGTCGCCATCGGCACCGACCCCGGCTCCGCGGCGGTCGCCTACCGCTCGCTCGACGGGCACCTCACCGCGGCGATCGACCGGGCGCGCACGCTCTACCGCGACAACGTCAACACCGCCCGCTTCGCGATCGCCTTCTCCGGCCCGGGCGCGTTCATCCTCTGCGTGCTCGCCGCCGCCGGGGTCGCTGCGGGCTTCTACCCCCGGGTCAGGGAGTACCGATGATGCGCCGCCGCACACTCAGTGGAATCGCCCTCGCGCTGACCGTCGCGCTGGCGTCGACGGGCTGCGTGGTCTCCGCACCCGAGGCACCCGGCGACGCGGTCACCGCGGTCGTGCAGCCGGTCCCCGGCTCGGGCGCCGTGGTCCCCACCGACGCCCCGATCCCGCCCGAGGTGTCGATGTGCACGACCACGCCGTCCCCGTCGGGCCTGCCGGCGCCTGGGCAGATGGTGCCGGGCACGACGATGGCCGACATCCAGGACCGCGGCCGCCTGGTGGTGGGCATCGACATCGGCTCCAACCTGCTCTCGTTCCGCGACCCCATCACGGGCGAGATCAAGGGCTTCGACGCCGACATCGCCCACCAGATCGCCGCCGCGATCTTCGGCGACCCCGACCGCATCCACTTCCGGATCCTCTCCACCGCGGACCGCCAGAAGGCCCTGGAGGAGGGCACCGTCGACGTCGTCGTCAAGACCATGTCGGCGACCTGCGACCGGGCGAAGTCGGTGGCCTTCTCGGCCACCTACTTCATCGCGCAGCAGCGCATCCTCGCGCCGCGGGGCGCGCCGATCAACACCGTCGGCGACCTCTCCAGTCGGCGGGTGTGCGAGGTCCGCGGCACCACGTCGCTCGACCGCGTGCGGCGACTGGTGCCGAGCGCCACCGTCGTGGCCTCGGACTCGTGGTCCGACTGCCTGGTGATGCTGCAGCAGTCGCAGGTCGACGCGATCTCCACCGACGACGCCATCCTCGCCGGGCTCGAGGACCAGGATCCGAACCTCACCAT contains:
- a CDS encoding ABC1 kinase family protein, which encodes MAGRDPARQPDGASAAPSGRIRRSAQIGGVAVRHAARTAGTLAASRFRDEQADRDARDATILALADDLVTVLGGMRGAAMKLGQLLAVIDIGITEPSAREAFADRLKPLFQAAPRWTDAAMMKVLDQELGDRRGRIARLEGPIASASIGQVYRGVLDDGRDVAVKIQYPRVDAMVRADLKNMRLLLKVLGRYIPASNAAALSEEIARQVLAELDFAAELRHHRYFADLFAGHPGIAVPQPVDELCSDRVLVTEFLVGEPFAAAAALDQDRRNRIGEAVYRFYCGEMYRTGRFCADPHPGNVLVLPDGRAGFVDFGMTVHLTDEEHAFERDLFTSLLRGDTARVHTLAVQAGFIGRPDLMDAGDLAEYIDHVVGWHLHDGEVTITPETARDAVIAATLPAGGFFDKFEGQMLQAEHALGRRTDMSTVALLGELRATGPWRAIACEVLGLDGPATPMGVAIAEWRDLRGTDAG
- a CDS encoding thiazole synthase; translated protein: MADRDPLVIAGREFGSRLITGTGGSANLEHLRAALVASGTELTTVSLRRTSLAEGGGVLGTIRELGIMPLPNTAGCLGAAEAVLTAQLAREALHTDWVKLEVIGDERTLLPDAVALVEAAEELVADGFTVLPYTNDDPILARRLADVGCAAVMPAGSPIGTGLGILNPHNIEMIVAQSPVPVILDAGIGTASDAALAMELGCDAVLLASAVTRAADPEAMATAMRLAVEAGRLARGAGRIPQRRWAVPSSPMDGRMAGATGSRGRA
- the thiS gene encoding sulfur carrier protein ThiS, which translates into the protein MELTVNGDDRQVLDGTSAHTLLDQLGLPDKGVAIAVNGAVHPRSRWDEALPAYADVEVLTAVQGG
- the thiO gene encoding glycine oxidase ThiO, with the protein product MKKTVTVVGGGTVGLTVAWTLARHGSTVTVVDPQPGSGASWVAGGMIAPYSEAWPGEEGLFRLGVESLGLWEGFARDLQPFADGPLVTSRGAVHLAVDDGDAADLETIATAVGDPALFGPLRPSAAARAVPGAAPRIRAAATAPEEISVDNRLVHRALRAACTTEGVTFRAESVDGAAALDDLPGDAVIVCAGSDSAALAPELGVRPVKGEVVRLRRGPTCLPPPEVTVRARVRGRQVYVVPRADGVVVGATQYENDHDLGVRIGPVVELLDDAFTVLPFLREYEFVEVTAGLRPTTAGNVPVIAPLGGRVFAATGHGRNGLLLAPVTGLRAADMVLKQEVQAWS
- the thiE gene encoding thiamine phosphate synthase encodes the protein MISPRERLASASLYLCTDARRERGDLAEFVAAALRGGVDIVQLRDKGSAGEREFGALEAAQEIDIVAQLREIAHDHGALVAVNDRADVAFAARADVLHLGQDDLPVPVARQIVGPDVVIGRSTHDGAQARAAAAEEGVDYFCTGPCWPTPTKPGRTAPGLPLVRETAAAAPARKWFAIGGIDLPRVPEVTAAGADAIVVVRAITAADDPEAAARALTAALTAG
- a CDS encoding NUDIX hydrolase: MLGDGNGWVRDPDGSRFWGRFGAAGLLALSPDESRVLLQHRAWWSHQGGTWALPGGARDSHESAADAALREAFEETGLPPTSLEVLSEVVTARSQVGWTYTTVLARLVEPRDLVPNEESTALEWVALGSVTDRKLHPAFAAAWPDLQVQVRALADD
- a CDS encoding glutamate ABC transporter substrate-binding protein, with the protein product MRRRTLSGIALALTVALASTGCVVSAPEAPGDAVTAVVQPVPGSGAVVPTDAPIPPEVSMCTTTPSPSGLPAPGQMVPGTTMADIQDRGRLVVGIDIGSNLLSFRDPITGEIKGFDADIAHQIAAAIFGDPDRIHFRILSTADRQKALEEGTVDVVVKTMSATCDRAKSVAFSATYFIAQQRILAPRGAPINTVGDLSSRRVCEVRGTTSLDRVRRLVPSATVVASDSWSDCLVMLQQSQVDAISTDDAILAGLEDQDPNLTITGPSMGLEYYAVGVGKNRTDLVRFINGVLLRMAFDGTWMRLYNQWFAPSLGQVWSAPAARYEG